A region of Ornithodoros turicata isolate Travis chromosome 5, ASM3712646v1, whole genome shotgun sequence DNA encodes the following proteins:
- the LOC135395991 gene encoding peroxynitrite isomerase THAP4-like → MGGCVAAKCKNSSAKGYRVFRFPRDSKRRNIWIANVNRGGGWEPTPHSQLCEAHFEDSQFENNRADGRRKLKSSAVPTKFHFDTAGLQKRRRKVTNQENENLPPSAGTTVEPTEQQDVLRLPGVAHASMPRVATGILTDTTNTVGIVPSSEYSAAQVLLSLHSSLQGETEVHATDNTASLEPAATDASAIPTVQEVTEQPLDLGCADSSLVSCNSEASGLFSGLSQCALARSAVISLSTWQRRYLLTLHV, encoded by the exons ATGGGTGGCTGTGTTGCGGCGAAATGCAAGAACTCAAGTGCCAAAGGATATCGCGTCTTTCGCTTCCCACGCGACTCCAAGAGACGAAATATTTGGATCGCGAATGTGAACCGTGGTGGTGGTTGGGAGCCTACGCCGCATAGTCAGCTTTGCGAG GCGCATTTTGAAGACAGCCAATTCGAAAACAATCGGGCCGACGGCAGGAGAAAGCTTAAGTCATCAGCGGTGCCTACGAAATTTCACTTTGACACAGCTGGGCTACAAAAAAGACGCCGAAAG GTAACAAACCAGGAAAATGAGAACCTTCCTCCTTCGGCTGGGACCACAGTAGAG CCCACTGAGCAACAAGACGTGTTACGACTTCCTGGGGTTGCACATGCAAGCATGCCAAGGGTTGCTACAGGCATTCTCACAGACACAACAAACACGGTGGGCATCGTTCCTAGCAGTGAATATAGTGCTGCACAGGTACTTCTGTCTCTGCACTCTTCTTTGCAGGGGGAAACAGAGGTACATGCCACCGACAACACTGCTTCTCTGGAACCTGCTGCCACAGATGCATCAGCCATACCAACGGTGCAAGAG GTGACGGAGCAGCCCCTCGACCTGGGGTGTGCCGACTCAAGCTTGGTGTCCTGCAACAGTGAGGCAAGTGGGCTTTTCTCTGGCCTTTCTCAGTGCGCACTTGCTCGTAGTGCTGTAATTTCTCTGTCAACATGGCAGCGTAGATATCTGCTCACTCTTCACGTTTAA